The Aquiluna sp. KACHI24 genome contains a region encoding:
- a CDS encoding DUF3145 family protein: MNQVNELWIGEIPAHRLASFEALLARFGMHAAVKLAPNASLFSICSESVIDQTARASLASGLAELGAPFELLYIGPTGERYAFVPHLGLHRAELNEIGEELLSYSRFESLIERSNGSNRELRRLVDIALGKPWVEAIDLIRSKAERRVA, encoded by the coding sequence ATGAATCAGGTAAATGAGCTGTGGATCGGTGAAATCCCAGCACATCGGCTGGCAAGCTTCGAAGCGCTGCTGGCCCGCTTCGGCATGCATGCCGCCGTGAAACTCGCTCCCAACGCAAGCCTTTTCTCAATCTGCTCGGAATCCGTCATCGATCAGACTGCTCGCGCGTCCCTGGCATCGGGGCTGGCCGAGCTAGGTGCACCATTTGAACTGCTGTACATCGGTCCCACCGGCGAAAGATACGCATTCGTGCCGCACCTTGGTTTGCACCGTGCGGAGCTGAACGAAATTGGTGAAGAGCTGTTGAGCTACAGCCGCTTCGAAAGCCTCATTGAGCGTTCGAACGGTAGCAACCGGGAGCTGAGGCGACTTGTGGACATCGCCCTAGGAAAGCCATGGGTTGAAGCCATCGACCTAATCAGGTCTAAAGCCGAACGAAGAGTTGCCTAA